The Coffea arabica cultivar ET-39 chromosome 1e, Coffea Arabica ET-39 HiFi, whole genome shotgun sequence genome has a window encoding:
- the LOC113695111 gene encoding uncharacterized protein produces MAAICPPDGGQPAPPTFQRKSFSELFTKNSQQPTLSFAAQEATHKGEPALIFPQAAVEALASPFRFALIGKFSRRRPKLEEVRKFIASLDLRENPVVGLLDVRHVLIQLNNEADFHRVWFRRIWYVSSFPMRVFKWTTDFHVDRESSVVPLWLQLPKLPLHFFNKEVIFQIASMVGNPLLVDAATLAVSRPSVARVCVEMDLLRSTPSRVWIGNGNHAGFWQELVVENLPRYCSHCFRQGHDVETCHVLKPELRGASGHHTKTTGTTQLRLAETSNTDMPDGPLEGNGERPSVLIQDAAVIDGAKGEVNETVTGKALVAHDQLIGGTPHEAEQGDQVQQSCATIPAQQERKMEEDYGTVAVEGIEVVLPHDKGEERSEDVGSGLPARVVVRSAEGQVEDLQDTQRRVGTLSPRGKDLIRQEESSLETGHIDTGGTLELEEVVRKERMDARSRGLRVGLPSDRTLRSMCTQQDREDLWNALLQDKPAFNPWFLVGDFNVVTNTEEKRGGLPFRPSEGSDFLNFMALAGVSDAGFSGSRFTWCNNRSGTARIWKRLDRLLLCGSAMELPYQFMVQHLGRDPSDHAPLLLSVDTRLDNKPKPFRFLNIWTTHPDFLGVIKDCWVHPVNGSPLQVLASKLRNVKNALKQWSMTTFGDIFEGVRSAERVVTESETAYDLDPTEQRRSELHHARARLRRALVVEEGFWRQKARVKWLSDGDRNTKYFHSLVTERRRRAVIHRVRGTAGEWIEGECQIGEAAVGFFKDLFTAEGDLPSLTGLEIIPKLITDQENSRLTDIPSLTEVKDIVFAMDGESAAGPDGFTGKFFTFAWEVVASDLYRAVVSFFCGAELPRSITATSIVLLPKVENPQDFKHFRPISLCNFTNKIISKLLSARLAMILPRIISPQQNGFVQGRQITDNFLLAQELVADIGKSNRGGNVVIKLDMMKAYDKVSWPFLLQVLRYFGFSETWIDMIWRLISNVWFSVLVNGGSNGFFRSSRGLRQGDPISPALFVIGAEVLSRTLNTLPTQRGFTPFKVPPHCSIITHLAFADDVIIFSSGAKSSLRLIKRVLDDYNEASGQRINPQKSCFLTHPRAPSQRAAVVNQILGYNKRDFPIRYLGCPLYTGRSKKVYYTDIYNAVANRILSWKNQILSLGGRVVLIQSVLSSMPIHLLAAASPPKGMLMVIEKLFAKFLWGSSNFGDKFHWIRWADLCRPKDEGGVGLRGLKQVYDSFSIKLWWKFRQQQSLWAKFMSQKYCVGHHPCLADIGHPGSQVWQRMVTMQRFGEDNISWVVREGALDFWHDNWMGSGALCDKVEVFHDHSVVDFVDRRAWNVDMLHQFLDGELVTQVLEIDPPTDRGNDTMVWALTNSGVFSTASAYSLIRQSNDNSWLFGRIWQQGLPVKVSFFMLRLLQGRLPLMDRLKRFGVCGPSRCLCCQNPQEEDLNHVFCSGEGARLVWRHFESTAGEFSGVHTVRHMVWSCWLRRGTNDRVKFLHNILPSVVCWVLWKARNEGVFEGRKMRIRPTVNRIVQFLHDFLQSRFPGVQPSAPTWEGLLLELGSHQRRMVIRPVYWVTPRRGYKLNSDGCSRGNPGRSGGGWACAG; encoded by the exons ATGGCTGCCATCTGCCCACCTGATGGAGGGCAGCCTGCCCCTCCTACCTTTCAACGCAAATCCTTTTCAGAATTGTTCACGAAGAATTCACAGCAGCCGACGCTATCCTTTGCGGCACAGGAGGCTACACACAAAGGGGAACCTGCGTTGATTTTCCCACAGGCAGCGGTCGAAGCTCTAGCCAGTCCATTTCGTTTCGCATTGATTGGGAAATTCTCTAGACGTAGACCGAAGTTGGAGGAGGTGAGGAAGTTCATTGCATCGCTGGATTTACGTGAGAACCCGGTGGTGGGCTTGTTGGACGTAAGACATGTGTTAATTCAGTTGAACAATGAAGCTGATTTCCATCGTGTATGGTTTAGGAGGATCTGGTATGTGTCTTCCTTCCCCATGAGAGTATTCAAATGGACCACGGACTTCCATGTTGACAGGGAGTCGTCGGTGGTTCCGCTCTGGCTTCAATTACCAAAACTCCCGCTGCACTTTTTCAATAAGGAGGTGATTTTCCAGATTGCGTCTATGGTAGGTAACCCTTTGCTAGTTGATGCGGCTACCCTTGCAGTGTCACGGCCAAGTGTTGCACGGGTGTGTGTTGAGATGGATTTGTTGCGTTCGACACCGTCGCGGGTTTGGATTGGCAATGGAAATCATGCTGGTTTTTGGCAAGAGCTGGTGGTGGAGAACCTTCCAAGGTACTGCTCACATTGTTTCCGCCAAGGTCACGATGTGGAGACTTGTCATGTTTTAAAGCCCGAGTTGCGAGGAGCATCTGGTCACCATACCAAGACTACTGGAACAACACAACTACGGTTGGCAGAGACGTCGAATACAGACATGCCTGATGGCCCTTTGGAGGGTAATGGAGAAAGGCCATCGGTATTGATACAAGATGCGGCAGTAATTGATGGGGCAAAGGGAGAAGTTAATGAGACTGTGACTGGCAAAGCGCTAGTTGCTCACGATCAGTTAATAGGTGGTACGCCTCACGAAGCTGAGCAAGGTGACCAGGTGCAGCAGTCCTGTGCTACTATACCAGCGCAGCAGGAGAGGAAAATGGAGGAGGATTATGGGACGGTGGCGGTAGAAGGTATCGAGGTGGTGCTGCCACATGACAAAGGAGAGGAACGTTCTGAAGATGTGGGGAGTGGGTTGCCCGCGAGGGTGGTCGTACGTTCTGCTGAGGGGCAAGTTGAAGACTTACAAGATACTCAACGAAGGGTCGGTACCCTCTCCCCTAGGGGCAAGGATCTTATCCGACAAGAAGAGTCATCACTAGAGACCGGGCATATAGACACGGGGGGTACCCTGGAACTAGAAGAAGTTGTTCGTAAGGAGCGAATGGATGCAAGGTCGCGTGGTCTCCGGGTTGGTCTCCCGTCAGATAGAACACTACGCTCCATG TGTACGCAGCAGGACAGAGAGGATTTGTGGAATGCACTTTTGCAGGATAAACCCGCCTTCAATCCTTGGTTTTTGGTGGGGGATTTCAATGTGGTCACAAATACAGAGGAGAAGAGGGGTGGATTGCCATTTAGACCGTCGGAGGGATCAGACTTTCTGAATTTTATGGCGCTAGCTGGTGTCAGTGATGCGGGATTCTCTGGGTCAAGGTTTACATGGTGTAATAATCGTTCGGGAACGGCGCGGATCTGGAAGCGTCTGGATCGCTTACTTCTGTGTGGGAGTGCAATGGAGCTACCGTACCAATTCATGGTGCAACATTTAGGCCGTGACCCGTCGGATCATGCTCCCTTGTTGCTATCGGTGGATACGAGGCTAGACAATAAACCCAAGCCGTTTCGTTTCTTAAACATCTGGACCACTCATCCTGATTTTCTGGGGGTTATCAAGGACTGTTGGGTTCATCCAGTCAATGGCTCTCCTTTGCAAGTATTGGCATCGAAGTTGAGGAATGTTAAAAATGCCCTCAAGCAGTGGTCTATGACGACATTCGGGGATATTTTTGAAGGGGTACGTAGTGCAGAGCGTGTGGTAACCGAGTCTGAGACAGCATACGACCTCGATCCTACTGAGCAGCGACGGAGCGAGTTACATCATGCTCGGGCTCGATTACGCCGAGCGCTTGTAGTTGAGGAGGGTTTTTGGAGACAAAAGGCGCGGGTTAAGTGGCTTTCGGACGGAGATAGGAACACCAAATATTTCCACTCCTTGGTTACGGAAAGGAGACGTAGGGCAGTAATTCATCGAGTCAGGGGTACTGCTGGAGAGTGGATCGAGGGGGAATGCCAAATTGGGGAGGCAGCGGTGGGTTTCTTTAAGGATCTTTTCACGGCAGAGGGGGATCTTCCCTCCCTTACCGGTCTGGAGATCATACCTAAACTGATAACAGACCAGGAAAACTCACGGTTAACGGACATTCCATCTCTTACAGAAGTTAAAGACATAGTCTTTGCTATGGATGGAGAGAGCGCAGCCGGCCCGGACGGGTTTACAGGGAAATTCTTTACCTTTGCTTGGGAGGTAGTGGCATCGGATTTATACCGGGCGGTTGTCAGCTTTTTCTGCGGTGCTGAACTACCTAGGAGTATCACGGCTACCTCAATTGTGTTGCTGCCAAAAGTGGAGAACCCCCAAGATTTTAAGCATTTTCGTCCAATCAGTCTGTGCAACTTTACTAACAAAATCATCTCCAAGCTGTTATCGGCAAGGTTGGCGATGATATTACCCCGGATTATATCTCCACAGCAAAACGGGTTTGTCCAAGGGAGGCAGATTACAGATAATTTCTTGTTAGCTCAGGAGTTAGTAGCCGATATCGGGAAATCAAATCGGGGTGGCAATGTGGTCATCAAGTTAGACATGATGAAGGCTTATGATAAAGTCTCATGGCCCTTTCTCCTACAGGTGCTACGATATTTCGGATTCAGTGAGACCTGGATAGACATGATTTGGCGCTTAATATCGAATGTGTGGTTCTCGGTACTTGTTAATGGTGGTTCAAACGGCTTTTTCAGATCTTCACGGGGTTTACGGCAAGGGGATCCAATTTCACCAGCCTTATTCGTTATCGGAGCTGAGGTGCTGTCTAGAACCCTCAACACGCTACCCACACAAAGAGGATTTACTCCGTTCAAAGTTCCTCCTCATTGTTCTATAATTACGCATTTGGCATTCGCCGATGACGTGATTATCTTTTCCAGTGGGGCCAAGTCATCCCTACGTCTGATTAAACGGGTTTTGGATGATTATAATGAGGCATCAGGTCAGCGAATCAACCCTCAGAAGAGTTGTTTCCTTACTCATCCACGGGCACCATCTCAGAGGGCAGCGGTTGTTAACCAGATACTAGGGTATAATAAACGCGACTTTCCAATACGGTACCTTGGTTGTCCCTTGTATACCGGAAGGAGCAAGAAGGTTTACTATACGGATATATACAATGCGGTGGCGAATCGGATTTTGAGTTGGAAAAACCAGATATTATCGCTAGGAGGCAGGGTGGTGTTGATTCAGAGCGTGTTATCCTCTATGCCAATTCACTTGCTGGCAGCCGCGTCCCCTCCAAAAGGGATGTTGATGGTCATAGAGAAATTGTTCGCCAAGTTCTTGTGGGGATCTTCGAATTTCGGGGATAAATTCCATTGGATACGTTGGGCAGATTTGTGTCGGCCGAAGGATGAAGGGGGTGTAGGCCTGCGGGGTTTGAAACAGGTCTACGACTCATTTTCCATTAAACTCTGGTGGAAATTTCGACAACAACAATCATTATGGGCAAAGTTTATGTCCCAGAAGTATTGTGTAGGTCATCACCCTTGTCTTGCTGATATTGGGCATCCGGGATCCCAAGTTTGGCAGAGGATGGTTACAATGCAGCGTTTTGGGGAGGATAATATTAGCTGGGTAGTTCGGGAGGGGGCTTTGGACTTTTGGCATGATAATTGGATGGGGTCAGGTGCGCTTTGTGACAAGGTTGAGGTCTTCCATGATCATTCGGTGGTTGATTTTGTAGATCGGCGGGCTTGGAATGTGGACATGCTCCATCAATTCTTGGATGGAGAATTGGTTACGCAGGTTTTGGAGATTGACCCTCCTACCGATAGGGGAAATGATACAATGGTATGGGCATTGACGAACTCGGGTGTTTTTTCCACTGCATCGGCTTACTCATTGATCCGTCAATCCAATGACAATTCTTGGCTTTTTGGTCGTATATGGCAGCAGGGTCTTCCAgtcaaggtttctttctttatgCTGCGACTACTACAGGGGAGGCTCCCTCTTATGGATCGCCTAAAGAGGTTTGGGGTTTGTGGCCCATCTAGATGCTTGTGTTGTCAGAATCCCCAGGAGGAGGATTTGAATCATGTGTTTTGCTCAGGAGAAGGGGCACGATTGGTCTGGCGACACTTCGAGAGTACTGCTGGTGAGTTTAGTGGGGTGCATACGGTGCGTCATATGGTGTGGTCTTGTTGGTTAAGGAGGGGGACTAATGATCGTGTAAAGTTTTTGCATAATATACTTCCTTCGGTGGTATGCTGGGTTTTATGGAAGGCTAGGAATGAAGGGGTGTTTGAAGGTCGGAAGATGAGGATCAGGCCTACGGTGAATCGGATTGTTCAGTTTCTGCATGATTTCCTTCAGTCACGGTTCCCGGGGGTGCAGCCTTCTGCCCCTACATGGGAAGGGTTGCTTCTCGAATTAGGTAGTCATCAAAGGCGGATGGTTATTAGGCCAGTTTACTGGGTAACTCCACGTAGAGGCTATAAGTTGAATTCAGATGGATGTTCTCGGGGGAACCCAGGAAGGAGTGGGGGGGGGTGGGCTTGTGCGGGATAG
- the LOC113705829 gene encoding serine carboxypeptidase-like 2: MILHRRCSYIEFAEELYPSAWSLKLLCLVPKTRDRPSSMEKLQVLLRHPIFCNLFLLLVYVQACSNLAMAGSIVKFLPGFEGPLPFELETGYIGAGESEDVQLFYAFIKSESNPQSDPLIIWLDGGPGCSSFIPLFFGIGPVILEPLSFDGTLPKLVLNPSTWTKVVSIIFLDSPVGTGFSYAKTAEASQSSDFQASDQAYEFIRKWLHDHPEYKSNPFYVSGISYGGIPVPILTQLISNGNEDGIEPRIDLKGYILGNPVTKVSGILNYRVPFAYGMGLISDELYESLKVNCKGEYEIIDPSNAACSKNMQAYNELVRNIDDQQILIPVCPPLSREPNKLFTGGRSIIQMLYKKFEELDVRESTPVKCRMEWITLVDHWANNKSVQEALHVRRETIGQWVSCSYPLPYTENAGSVVPYHANLSTKGYRSLIYSGDHDLSGPHIETQAWIRSLHYPIIDDWRQWIHEGQVAGYTRTYANKMTFATVKGGGHVAYEFKPAECRTMLERWISHQPL, from the exons ATGATACTCCACCGGAGATGCTCGTATATAGAGTTCGCCGAAGAACTCTATCCAAGTGCCTGGAGTCTAAAGTTGCTCTGCCTAGTTCCCAAAACGAGAGATCGGCCAAGCTCAATGGAGAAGTTGCAGGTGCTCCTAAGGCATCCTATCTTCTGCAACCTGTTCTTGCTGCTAGTTTATGTTCAAGCATGTTCAAACCTTGCTATGGCTGGTTCCATAGTTAAATTTCTTCCAGGATTTGAAGGACCCCTCCCCTTTGAACTCGAAACCGG GTATATTGGAGCTGGTGAATCAGAGGATGTGCAGCTCTTCTACGCTTTTATCAAGTCAGAGTCAAATCCTCAATCGGATCCTCTTATCATTTGGTTAGATGGAGGCCCTGGCTGCAGTTCATTTATTCCACTTTTCTTTGGGATAG GACCAGTAATTTTGGAGCCATTGTCGTTCGACGGCACTCTGCCCAAATTGGTATTAAATCCCTCTACTTGGACCAAG GTTGTAAGCATCATCTTTCTGGATTCGCCAGTTGGAACTGGTTTTTCTTATGCTAAGACTGCAGAAGCTTCTCAATCTTCAGATTTTCAAGCCTCTGATCAAGCTTATGAATTTATCAGGAAG TGGCTACATGATCACCCAGAGTACAAGTCGAATCCATTCTATGTTAGTGGAATCTCATATGGGGGCATTCCTGTTCCAATATTAACTCAACTTATATCAAATG GAAATGAGGACGGCATTGAACCACGTATTGATCTTAAG GGATACATACTCGGAAATCCAGTAACGAAGGTTTCAGGAATTCTGAACTATAGGGTTCCGTTTGCTTATGGGATGGGGTTGATTTCTGATGAACTCTATGAG TCCTTGAAGGTTAACTGTAAAGGGGAATATGAAATCATAGATCCCAGTAATGCAGCGTGTTCGAAAAATATGCAGGCATACAATGAG TTGGTTCGTAATATTGACGATCAACAGATCTTGATTCCCGTATGCCCTCCCCTTTCACGAGAGCCAAATAAATTATTTACTGGTGGGAGATCCATTATACAAATGTTGTATAAGAAGTTTGAAGAGCTAGACGTTCGGGAATCTACTCCAGTCAAATGTCGA ATGGAATGGATTACGCTCGTTGATCACTGGGCTAACAACAAGAGCGTCCAAGAGGCCCTCCATGTGCGAAGG GAAACTATCGGACAGTGGGTAAGCTGCAGCTATCCCTTGCCATACACAGAAAATGCAGGGAGTGTTGTACCATATCATGCAAACCTTAGCACTAAAGGATATAGATCCCTTATATACAG TGGTGACCATGATCTGTCGGGCCCGCACATTGAAACTCAAGCGTGGATAAGATCTCTACATTACCCAATTATTGACGATTGGAGACAGTGGATTCATGAAGGCCAAGTTGCCGG TTACACAAGGACCTACGCAAATAAGATGACATTTGCAACAGTGAag GGAGGAGGCCATGTTGCTTATGAGTTCAAGCCTGCCGAATGCAGAACTATGCTTGAGAGATGGATATCGCATCAGCCTCTCTAA